The Plasmodium sp. gorilla clade G2 genome assembly, chromosome: 6 genome has a segment encoding these proteins:
- a CDS encoding AP-2 complex subunit alpha, putative: protein MIKHSIKGLYCFIDEVRNCKCKEDEEKKVLQEIIKIKKKFNEKNITNYKRKKYIWKLIYCHILGYGISLSYLDIIKLISSNNFSDKYCGYTALSLLVDENNEMLNIMVSTIKADIKNNDEKINFLAFHFASHKINGLLIENLYEDILHIVTSNYIYKPNIRKKAFLCLANIYKKRHDLLLRGKNDFEIFKFLDQNLNEINMFNIFAYLNLLYVIILIFQKYESMYYYIKKEEKKKNSLDEKNDDILKREELQFDNSSNSSGSSNHSRRISLHIKNELKKKRSKSNIYLNEQNFLYNDLKKVDKILEIESECTFNIEEIDFYEIKKYINKYIHFILNVLYLILDENLKIDEGFYYSHVRYPFLLIKCLQMIQLYDVHNLSQTTINNINDIMYKIISKPYRKLQGRLGNENNPLNKNTPNNNRNSVPNNFTTTNYNNNNNNNNNSNINNNDYNSYNNYKNNNNNNKSNSNIFKKSFSKNSIYLNNKKNKDILRNEKSAIYIEYGIIYECSNLYNFLDDKIEDRNRDIIICLITSFDTKKSNINYVILNSLSKLKMNLKIYNMLETHIMHLINLLNSDDITIKLQTFNILFNMCNHNNWKLLINVFLHHLPFIDPYIQNEVIIKISILAENFSPDLSWYIDVIFKMIEITHKSIFQEVWFRLVQIITGFVEGDGKNSSKLSKGENNTLNNINNNNENNNSNNNNNNNNNNNNNNHNSNNNNNNNHNSNNNNNKNKDDQKVQTYAAMKCYRYLSDNFTKIELLVDLCTYIIGSFGYLIKDKVPMKDQLKILEKYFAFASSNTKCVILMAIMKMVFYDNKLMNNVKKILNTCINHSDLELQTRACEFLNLCNMNNMSMLNYLLKNMPLYNMKKVHENFLIKRLLETNKHAVIDFNEKDNSLKFDKNHDNKKSGKHNRNKDEEYNDTNSDYSHNKMSSHSSCNSSSSEDEDEEEEENEEKYNKKRGRNLSDSSHNSKKSSSSVSSRKSKNSSDNSDDNEKLFKILCLQKANNINDLWFNACLLDKCLFFKNNMVSILMKQKYQDNKGILIFYIKNISKAVLNLSSINIEECEQINIKEQKIVNNEKIDSDGMYVHKIILTVSDIFYNIPNIYFNIMTPNAANASFSSKLPILLTRFIKENKMNETTFKNYWKALTQVHNEDVIMGVPKFSKKYFLNYLINAFNFYILKIGMLICASGYIHFPDLNMENKILILVKIRHEVKGCQISVVSSIKHLNNYLNKIFEIYLIKNN, encoded by the exons atgattaaACATAGCATAAAGGgattatattgttttattgaTGAGGTTCGAAATTGTAAATGtaaagaagatgaagaaaagaaagtattacaagaaataataaagataaagaaaaagtttaatgagaaaaatataacaaattataaaagaaagaaGTATATATGGAAATTAATTTATTGTCATATATTAGGATATGGTATatctttatcatatttagatataataaaattaataagtaGTAATAATTTTAGTGATAAATATTGTGGATATACAGCTTTATCTTTATTagttgatgaaaataatgaaatgttAAATATTATGGTAAGTACCATAAAGgcagatataaaaaataatgatgagaAAATAAATTTCTTAGCTTTTCATTTTGCTagtcataaaataaatggatTATTAATAGAGAATTTATATGAagatatattacatattgttacttcaaattatatatataaaccaaatataagaaaaaaagcttttttatgtttagcaaatatatataaaaaaagacatgatttattattaagagGTAAAAATGATTTCGAGATTTTTAAATTTCTAGATCAGAATCTGAATGAAATAAAcatgtttaatatatttgcatatctaaatttattatatgtgatcatattaatatttcaaaaatatgagtcaatgtattattatataaaaaaggaagaaaagaaaaaaaattcattagatgaaaaaaatgatgatatattaaaaagagaAGAATTACAATTTGATAATAGTTCAAATAGTAGCGGTAGTAGTAATCACAGTCGACGTATAtcattacatataaaaaatgaattaaaaaaaaaaagaagtaaatcaaatatatatttaaatgaacaaaattttctatataatgatttaaaGAAAGTAGATAAAATATTAGAAATCGAATCTGAGTGTACATTTAATATTGAAGAAATTgatttttatgaaataaaaaagtatataaataaatatatacattttatattaaatgtattatatttaatattagatgaaaatttaaaaattgacgaaggtttttattattcacatGTCCGTtatccatttttattaataaaatgtttACAAATGATACAATTATATGATGTTCATAATTTGTCTCAAACaactataaataatataaatgatatcatgtataaaattatatcaaaGCCATATAGAAAATTACAAGGGAGATTAGGAAATGAAAACAATCCATTGAATAAAAATActccaaataataataggaATAGTGTTCCTAATAATTTTACTACtacaaattataataataataataataataataataatagtaatattaataataatgattataatagttataataattacaagaacaataataataataataaaagtaatagtaatatatttaaaaagagtttttcaaaaaatagtatttatttaaataataaaaaaaataaagatattttaagaaatgaaaaaagtgCTATATACATTGAATATGGTATTATTTATGAATGttctaatttatataattttttagatGATAAAATAGAAGATAGAAATagagatataataatatgtttaataaCTTCATTTGATacaaaaaaatcaaatattaattatgttattttaaatagtttatctaaattaaaaatgaatttaaaaatttataatatgttagAAACACATATTAtgcatttaataaatttattaaatagtGATGATATTACAATCAAATTACAAACATTTAATATTCTATTTAATATGtgtaatcataataattggAAATTACTTATTAATGTATTTTTACATCATTTACCATTTATTGAtccatatatacaaaatgaagttataataaaaatatctatTCTAGCTGAAAATTTCTCTCCAGACTTATCATGGTATATTgatgttatatttaaaatgatTGAAATAACTCACAAGTCTATATTTCAAGAAGTATGGTTTAGATTAGTTCAAATAATAACTGGATTTGTTGAAGGCGATGGTAAAAATTCTTCTAAATTATCAAAAGgagaaaataatacattaaataatataaataataataatgaaaataataatagcaacaataataataataataataataacaataataataacaatcataatagtaataataataataataacaatcataatagtaataataataataataaaaataaagatgatcAGAAAGTACAAACATATGCTGCTATGAAATGTTATAGATATTTATCAGATAATTTTACAAAGATTGAATTATTAGTAGatttatgtacatatattataggTTCATTTggatatttaataaaagataaagTACCTATGAAAGATCAATTAAAAATtcttgaaaaatattttgccTTTGCATCATCTAATACTAAATGTGTTATTTTAATGGCTATTATGAAAATGgttttttatgataataaactTATGAACAATGTGAAAAAAATTCTGAACACTTGTATTAATCATTCAGATTTGGAATTACAAACACGTGCATGTGAATTTCTTAATTTGtgtaatatgaataatatgagtaTGTTAAATTATCTTTTGAAAAATATGCCTCTCTACAATATGAAGAAGGTGCACGAAAATTTTCTTATAAAGAGATTGCTGGAGACAAACaa acATGCCGTTATTGAttttaatgaaaaagataattCTCTCAAATTCGACAAAAATCATGATAACAAAAAATCAGGAAAGCATAATAGGAATAAGGATGAAGAGTACAATGACACCAATAGCGATTATTCACATAATAAAATGTCATCTCATTCCTCTTGTAATTCCTCATCATCTGAAGATGAAGATGAGGAAGaggaagaaaatgaagaaaagtataataaaaagagagGACGGAACTTATCCGATTCTTCtcataattcaaaaaaatccTCATCAAGTGTATCAAGTCGTAAATCGAAAAATTCTAGTGATAACTCagatgataatgaaaaattatttaaaatacttTGTTTACAAAAAgctaataatataaatgatttatGGTTTAACGCGTGCTTATTAGATAaatgtcttttttttaaaaataatatggtgTCTATATTAATGAAGCAAAAATATCAGGACAATAAAGGTattctaattttttatataaaaaatatatccaaGGCAGTTCTTAACCTTAGCAG CATTAATATTGAAGAGTGTGaacaaataaacataaaagaacaaaaaattgTTAACAATGAAAAAATCGACAGTGATGGAATGTATGTTCACAAAATAATTCTAACTGTATCAGACATCTTTTACAATATCCCTAATATTTACTTTAACATAATGACACCAAATGCAGCG AATGCTAGCTTTTCCTCCAAACTTCCCATCCTCCTGACCAGatttattaaagaaaataaaatgaacgAAACGACCTTCAAAAATTATTGGAAGGCACTCACACAAGTTCATAATGAAGATGTAATAATGGGAGTACCTAAattttctaaaaaatattttttgaattatttaattaatgcttttaatttttatattttaaag ATTGGAATGCTCATATGCGCATCAGGATATATACATTTTCca gatttgaatatggaaaataaaattttaatattagtCAAAATCCGGCATGAAGTAAAagg gtGCCAGATATCCGTCGTTTCGAGCATAAAACatttgaataattatttgaacaaaatattcgaaatatatcttataaagaataattaa